In bacterium, a single genomic region encodes these proteins:
- a CDS encoding M23 family metallopeptidase, with protein sequence MFCFPRHQNLTPIIERMQPSVVKGFASVTSPEWWQEVRRVAPNAIQVLVHGEISDNPNLDYPEKDAEDTARLLDERPGFPRLVISKNELLHSTHPLTHWVTWSDYMRRWLTRAHQVGFNGVVGQINSGHPSVYLIDGSDQWQRLLDVDAAMNGSDYWGLHEYWGMAGPRAWWPWTCGRHLMQPFSHNILIDECGFDKYVDGPEPDIQRRGWAANMSKEQYADQVVEYHRLLTDPRVKGTCLFLMDYDNNEWQSFDAFPVADLLAARRDECRFPAGDATIPARLRFPLGTCVMDGDKPRITQTFAEHPEPAKGLDISCYAGSPVLAADDGVVDKVEDLGDASYGKYVQVVHPWGFTLYAHLAHMVVEKGQRVPAGGTLGASGNTGNSTGPHLHFEVKSFANRVWPHRVDPAPLLGLGDDVETPEPPANDPVEPSALTAAELQRCRQKWGIVPATIKAALARNYEWVGESYTPGDRYALCVVFDRATKKPKALKLDARTWAVTSEGVL encoded by the coding sequence ATGTTCTGCTTTCCGCGCCATCAGAACCTCACCCCCATCATCGAGAGAATGCAGCCGTCCGTGGTGAAGGGATTCGCCTCGGTCACTAGTCCTGAGTGGTGGCAGGAGGTGAGGCGAGTCGCGCCTAACGCCATCCAAGTGCTAGTGCATGGCGAGATCAGCGACAACCCCAACCTGGACTACCCTGAGAAGGACGCCGAGGACACCGCCCGCCTGCTGGACGAGCGCCCAGGCTTCCCCCGTCTGGTCATCTCCAAGAACGAACTCCTGCACTCGACGCACCCCCTGACACATTGGGTCACTTGGTCTGACTACATGCGACGCTGGCTCACCAGGGCGCATCAGGTGGGGTTCAACGGTGTCGTGGGCCAGATCAACTCCGGCCATCCGTCCGTCTATCTCATTGACGGCAGCGACCAGTGGCAACGGCTCCTGGACGTGGACGCCGCCATGAACGGTAGCGACTACTGGGGGCTGCACGAGTATTGGGGCATGGCCGGGCCTCGTGCCTGGTGGCCCTGGACGTGTGGGCGACACCTGATGCAGCCGTTCAGCCACAACATCCTCATAGACGAGTGCGGCTTCGACAAGTATGTGGACGGGCCCGAACCCGACATCCAGCGACGGGGCTGGGCCGCCAACATGAGCAAGGAGCAGTACGCCGATCAGGTAGTCGAGTACCACCGGCTCCTTACCGACCCCAGGGTCAAGGGCACCTGCCTGTTCCTCATGGACTACGACAACAACGAGTGGCAGTCCTTTGACGCCTTCCCCGTTGCCGACCTGTTGGCGGCCAGACGGGACGAGTGCCGCTTCCCTGCCGGTGACGCCACCATTCCCGCCCGTCTGCGCTTCCCCTTGGGCACCTGCGTCATGGACGGGGACAAGCCGCGCATTACCCAAACCTTTGCCGAGCATCCCGAACCGGCCAAGGGGCTAGACATCTCCTGCTACGCTGGCTCCCCCGTCCTGGCCGCTGATGATGGGGTTGTGGACAAGGTAGAAGACCTGGGCGATGCGTCCTACGGCAAGTACGTCCAGGTGGTGCATCCCTGGGGGTTCACCCTCTACGCCCACCTGGCGCACATGGTAGTCGAGAAGGGGCAGCGTGTTCCCGCTGGCGGCACGTTGGGGGCGTCGGGCAACACCGGTAACTCCACCGGCCCCCACCTGCACTTCGAGGTAAAGAGCTTTGCTAACCGAGTATGGCCCCACCGTGTAGACCCCGCACCGCTGCTAGGACTAGGAGATGATGTGGAGACCCCGGAACCGCCCGCGAACGATCCGGTTGAGCCTAGTGCGCTTACAGCGGCAGAGTTACAGCGCTGCCGCCAGAAGTGGGGCATCGTGCCTGCCACCATCAAGGCGGCCCTGGCGCGGAACTACGAGTGGGTAGGCGAATCCTACACGCCCGGTGATCGCTACGCCCTGTGCGTAGTCTTCGACCGGGCTACCAAGAAACCGAAGGCACTGAAACTAGACGCCCGCACCTGGGCGGTGACAAGCGAGGGGGTTCTGTGA
- a CDS encoding class I SAM-dependent methyltransferase: MSESTPVTNPAFATTKPSESGSARPKAYAIGPDSEAVAAHLFPDFEVVVCDGMPSEPAERVLLNGVLQYMTFSAALAVLGRAAELVKPGGELHVIVPSVDWAIRELIKPHPSPAATFILWGKQYQGEDLYHSGWTISHLRTYVTNAGCVVREAKALDAYWTLLGPDGREEEAPVKLNYVVGVKNVPAP; this comes from the coding sequence TTGTCCGAGAGTACACCCGTTACCAACCCTGCATTTGCGACTACGAAGCCCAGCGAGTCGGGGAGCGCCAGACCTAAAGCCTACGCTATCGGCCCCGACAGCGAGGCGGTAGCCGCTCATCTGTTCCCCGACTTCGAGGTCGTAGTCTGTGATGGAATGCCGAGCGAACCGGCAGAGCGGGTGTTGCTCAACGGAGTCCTCCAGTACATGACCTTCTCTGCTGCCCTGGCGGTGCTTGGGAGAGCAGCCGAACTGGTAAAGCCGGGTGGGGAACTGCACGTCATTGTGCCGTCCGTGGATTGGGCCATCCGCGAACTCATCAAGCCTCACCCCTCTCCCGCCGCCACGTTCATCCTCTGGGGCAAGCAGTATCAGGGCGAAGACCTGTACCACTCCGGCTGGACGATCTCCCACCTACGCACCTACGTCACCAACGCGGGCTGCGTGGTGCGCGAGGCCAAGGCCCTGGACGCCTACTGGACACTGCTAGGCCCAGACGGACGGGAGGAAGAAGCGCCGGTGAAACTCAACTATGTCGTGGGGGTGAAGAATGTCCCTGCTCCGTAG
- a CDS encoding DUF5309 family protein encodes MAIGYGADQPRTTYSDTNLGKRVIADAIQMITPTDTPFLSKFPPGSANQKFRVSAGRDAKGTKIEWIEDDLRATSGTMASTCTSDSTTITVSDGSYYAVGDLIKIDSEFIWVSAITQSTNTLTVTRNVSGTQATHASDATIYIVSNARIEGADTTYGPTTTVDQPYNYTQILEDGVKVTRSAQKLAQYGVTDELARQRDKKLLELWRSLEKALILENNDLRSAGSATTARFAGSLGAFITTAGNYTTSATTITKANIDDLSKDIYLDGGNPRILMCHPQTAARIRNLLDSSSFVRVSQDENSLGMRLENIVTQYHELEMLSNRHMDYDYLWLLDPDYIGVYEFDPFTEYDVPVAADIAGALRINGEFSLVVQHGTLAHGKVYTTLSTGL; translated from the coding sequence ATGGCTATCGGATACGGGGCTGACCAGCCTCGCACCACGTACTCGGACACCAACCTCGGCAAGAGAGTAATCGCTGATGCCATTCAGATGATTACTCCCACCGACACGCCGTTCCTCTCCAAGTTCCCGCCCGGCTCTGCTAACCAGAAGTTTCGGGTCAGCGCCGGTAGAGACGCCAAGGGCACGAAGATCGAGTGGATTGAAGACGATCTCCGCGCCACGTCTGGCACGATGGCGTCCACCTGCACCTCGGACAGCACCACGATCACGGTGAGCGACGGCAGTTACTACGCCGTTGGCGACCTCATCAAGATCGACTCCGAGTTCATCTGGGTAAGCGCCATCACCCAGAGCACCAACACCCTGACCGTTACCCGAAATGTTAGCGGCACCCAGGCTACCCACGCCAGCGATGCCACTATCTACATCGTCAGTAACGCCAGGATCGAAGGTGCTGATACTACCTACGGGCCTACCACGACCGTTGACCAGCCTTACAACTACACTCAGATTCTTGAGGATGGTGTCAAGGTTACTCGGTCAGCGCAGAAGTTGGCTCAGTACGGCGTGACCGACGAGTTGGCCCGCCAGCGAGACAAGAAGCTCCTGGAGCTTTGGCGCTCGCTGGAGAAGGCCCTGATCCTGGAGAACAACGACCTGCGTAGTGCTGGCTCGGCCACCACGGCCCGGTTCGCCGGTTCCCTGGGTGCCTTCATTACCACGGCTGGCAACTACACCACGTCTGCTACCACGATCACCAAGGCCAACATTGACGACCTCTCCAAGGACATCTACCTGGACGGCGGCAACCCCCGTATCCTCATGTGCCACCCTCAGACTGCGGCTCGCATCCGTAACCTGCTGGATAGCTCCAGCTTCGTTCGGGTAAGCCAGGACGAGAACAGCCTGGGTATGCGGCTTGAGAACATCGTCACTCAGTACCATGAGCTTGAGATGCTCTCGAACCGGCACATGGACTACGACTACCTCTGGTTGCTCGACCCCGACTACATCGGTGTCTACGAGTTTGACCCGTTCACCGAGTATGACGTACCGGTCGCTGCCGACATCGCGGGCGCTCTCCGTATCAACGGCGAGTTCTCCCTGGTCGTGCAGCACGGCACCCTCGCCCACGGAAAGGTCTACACGACCCTCTCCACCGGCCTCTAG